A window of the Scophthalmus maximus strain ysfricsl-2021 chromosome 8, ASM2237912v1, whole genome shotgun sequence genome harbors these coding sequences:
- the LOC118312671 gene encoding nuclear migration and anchoring protein unc-84-like isoform X1 — translation MSRRSSRLLSSGYYTSDEVFDTSSVTNISYRENPFKVFKNRKTGSRTSAGQSNGPSGPSPSPTSSQTQTITRTEPYVFTTSTPRPNQSRTPTFFPSVSPVKSSLPGHYSPTRSGLNLRPNHKEPSQSRVGPYRKPTSTTSEDPSPGYRKKISSVFFSLIDSASLMAVAAKSKIMHLKTLANTSLSSRVKKACGLFLLLLLAYPCIWFLLPLSTSFISHMSVTKTPSQTKPESQPVIPATPPPLPPPPPPPPPPLPPPPQPNTVHHSPVVLSQQLVSIQLIPPPAPCPETSTAPVHNHLTPELQEAMEKWLNDRFKGQDVLKGSNTDFGRPMADKMADFALETQGASVISSRCSETYRIRSACVTLFGFPLWYPYESPRTVIQGYPVLLPGKCWAFHGVQGTLTISLSHPVRITHVTLDHLPRYISPTGRIDSAPKDFEVYGMKSYTEKGTLLGTFTYNEKGESSQTFQLPSPSDEVYRFVELHVLSNWGRVEYTCLYRFRVHGKIATT, via the exons ATGTCTCGTAGGAGTTCGCGCCTCTTGTCCAGTGGCTACTACACCTCAGATGAAGTTTTTGACACAAGTAGCGTGACAAACATATCCTACCGTGAAAACCCTTTCAA GGTTTTCAAGAACCGCAAGACCGGCTCCCGAACGTCCGCAGGCCAGTCCAATG GCCCCTCAGGCCCTAGTCCTTCGCCCACGAGCAGCCAGACTCAGACGATCACGAGGACGGAACCCTACGTCTTTACCACATCCACCCCTCGGCCTAACCAGAGTCGGACGCCCACATTCTTCCCCTCAGTGTCTCCGGTGAAGAGCTCTCTCCCCGGGCACTACAGTCCCACCCGGTCAGGTTTGAACCTGAGGCCCAACCACAAGGAGCCGAGTCAGAGCAGAGTGGGCCCTTACAGGAAGCCCACCAGCACAACGAGTGAAGATCCCAGCCCtggttacagaaaaaaaatcagcagtgTCTTCTTTAGTCTGATCG ACTCCGCCTCATTGATGGCCGTCGCAGCAAAGTCAAAAATAATGCATCTGAAAACTTTAG CTAACACTTCACTCAGCAGTCGCGTGAAGAAGGCTTGtggtctgtttctcctcctcctcctcgcataTCCAT GTATTTGGTTCCTCCTTCCCTTGTCGACCTCTTTCATCTCGCACATGAGTGTCACAAAGACCCCGTCACAGACAAAACCCGAGAGTCAACCAGTCATCCCtgcaactcctcctcctcttcctcctcctcctcctcctcctcctcctcctcttcctcctcctcctcaacccaACACCGTGCATCATTCACCTGTGGTG TTGTCCCAGCAGTTGGTATCCATCCAGCTGattcctcctccagccccctgTCCTGAGACAAGCACTGCCCCGGTCCACAACCATCTAACCCCAGAGCTCCAGGAGGCTATGGAGAAGTGGCTCAACGACCGCTTCAAG GGGCAGGATGTACTCAAAGGAAGCAACACAGACTTTGGACGTCCCATGGCggacaaaatggctgactttGCCCTGGAGACTCAAG gtgcCAGTGTGATCAGTTCCAGGTGTTCGGAGACGTATCGTATTCGTTCAGCATGTGTTACCCTTTTTGGTTTCCCCCTCTGGTATCCATATGAAAGCCCACGCACTGTCATTCAG gGTTACCCAGTGCTGCTCCCAGGGAAATGTTGGGCATTTCACGGTGTCCAGGGAACTCtcaccatctccctctcccacccTGTAAGGATAACTCATGTGACGCTGGACCACCTGCCACGGTACATCTCCCCCACCGGCCGAATCGACTCCGCACCCAAAGACTTTGAAGTCTAT ggaATGAAAAGCTACACAGAAAAAGGAACTCTGCTTGGGACGTTCACCTATAATGAGAAAGGCGAGTCGTCGCAGACGTTTCAGCTGCCT AGCCCCAGTGACGAGGTTTACAGATTTGTGGAGTTGCACGTCCTCAGCAACTGGGGTCGCGTCGAGTACACGTGTCTTTACCGCTTCCGTGTGCACGGAAAGATCGCCACCACTTGA
- the rps19bp1 gene encoding ribosomal protein S19 binding protein 1 isoform X1: MSAALVRKGLELLSDDSNAKKKKNKQKKKKQQTPSSATVMELVSTNRQGVTKQKKRLQGRLGPGKSRATVKDKRIKSAVEEFRKKEGKSHMSANLKYFINTGCKATDSDTLKIQSHNTGRQSRNRPVRTAKKPKEPQSLFTEEEFQQFQKEYFGRTVEEKK, encoded by the exons ATGTCCGCGGCGTTGGTCAGGAAAGGACTGGAGCTGCTCAGCGATGATAGCAACG caaagaagaagaagaacaagcagaagaagaagaagcagcagacgCCCAGCTCGGCCACTGTGATGGAGCTGGTGAGCACCAACCGGCAGGGGGTCACGAAGCAGAAGAAACGGCTGCAGGGTCGCCTGGGCCCCGGCAAGAGCAGGGCCACCGTCAAAGACAAGAGGATCAAGTCTGCAGTGG AAGAGTTtaggaagaaggaagggaagagcCACATGAGTGCAAACCTCAAGTACTTCATCAACACCGGATGCAAAGCGACAGATTCGGACACTCTGAAG ATACAGAGTCACAATACAGGGAGACAGTCCAGGAACCGCCCGGTCCGAACCGCCAAGAAGCCCAAGGAGCCACAGTCGTTGTTCACAGAGGAGGAGTTCCAGCAGTTCCAAAAGGAATACTTTGGCAGGACTGTCGAGGAGAAGAAATGA
- the atf4a gene encoding cyclic AMP-dependent transcription factor ATF-4 gives MTLSQLALEDVEALYLEPSFLMADPMGPLLDQDVEEEALSPSSSLEGKAPASPPLSFAPYTSSLSPYQTLSSSPPPSPPPPPPTHISSFLGTKAGVASHLWLDASVLLDAHIGADVCKDDAFAGMDWMSEKIDLSEFDLVSLIGSCSSDDSPSSPEDLLASLDAQMDLDLDSYDSAVPTSPEGLELGLELPGIPVLPLELPLPEAAEETEMVPDREVDLKSEPPSPPPASPALTPELGSEVDVADADEMATIIPEPSESIQATSTIVHSPANNDEPALISLPEPSIKTSPPSSDAEDDSGIDSLAGSPPRLPSPPHSPMAGSSRTKPYSKPEASSPSAKAPKVKSVSGAPKVEKKMKKMEQNKTAATRYRQKKRVEQDLLNTECDELEKRNQELAEKADAISREIQYLKDLMEEVRKHRRTKSSSPVAVAE, from the exons atgacaCTCTCCCAGTTGGCCTTGGAGGACGTGGAGGCCCTGTACTTAG AACCCTCATTTCTGATGGCTGACCCCATGGGGCCCCTTCTGGACCAAGATGTTGAAGAAGAagctctttctccctcctcctccctagaGGGGAAGGCACCAGcttcaccccccctctcttttgcGCCCTACACTTCCTCCCTGTCCCCCTATCAGACCTTGTCATCCTCCCCgccgccctctcctcctcctcctcctcccacccacaTCTCCTCTTTCCTGGGAACCAAGGCCGGAGTGGCGTCCCACCTCTGGCTGGATGCCAGCGTCCTGCTCGACGCCCACATCGGAGCAGACGTTTGCAAAG ACGATGCCTTTGCGGGCATGGACTGGATGTCGGAGAAGATCGACTTGAGTGAATTCGACCTGGTTTCCCTCATTGGCTCCTGCTCCTCCGACGATTCTCCCAGCTCCCCCGAGGACCTCCTGGCCTCGCTCGACGCCCAGATGGATCTGGATCTCGACTCCTACGACTCGGCCGTCCCCACCTCGCCCGAGGGTCTGGAGCTGGGTCTGGAGCTGCCTGGCATCCCCGTCCTCCCCTTGGAGCTCCCTCTTCCCGAGGCAGccgaggagacagagatggtTCCTGACCGGGAGGTTGACCTGAAGTCTGAGCCTCCCTCTCCGcctccagcctctccagcaCTCACACCGGAGCTTGGGAGTGAAGTGGATGTGGCGGACGCAGATGAAATGGCCACGATCATCCCAGAGCCCAGTGAAAGCATTCAGGCTACCAGCACCATTGTGCACTCCCCCGCCAACAACGATGAGCCAGCCCTTATCTCTCTCCCTGAGCCCTCCATTAAAACCTCTCCCCCGTCAAGCGACGCCGAAGATGACTCAGGAATCGATTCACTCGCCGGCTCGccccctcgtctcccctctcctccccactcCCCAATGGCCGGCTCCTCCAGGACAAAGCCCTACTCCAAGCCAGAGgcttcctccccctccgccaAGGCCCCCAAGGTCAAATCGGTGTCCGGCGCTCCCAAGgtggagaagaaaatgaagaagatgGAGCAGAACAAGACGGCGGCCACTCGCTACCGGCAGAAGAAGAGGGTGGAGCAGGACTTGCTGAACACGGAGTGCGATGAGCTGGAGAAGAGGAACCAGGAGCTGGCGGAGAAGGCGGACGCCATCAGCCGAGAGATCCAGTATCTCAAGGACCTGATGGAGGAGGTCCGCAAGCACCGGCGCACCAAGAGCAGCAGCCCCGTGGCTGTGGCAGAGTAG
- the LOC118312965 gene encoding uncharacterized protein LOC118312965 isoform X2, which yields MVFASFIVRRMSSARPRHVIWESEGLVAYLHPRPWTPGSVILESSAPGGPGGSIFGLREPEYLSWLLGARAVAELLCDRLGARRCALVSRPHGDAPAQIRVLPLHGLNAEWRPHLAGEEEHNAHDPGYCTSKTAPRWSDSRLTEIKTEIRAKLPSPDAPPDLTFLGGDPAHPGLFPRIVRGEEQQWRVWEDEGHVAFLTPFPNSPGFTVLVPRRPLTSNIFRLDKGDYQGLVLAARKVSRLLEEALGASGVGLIFEGFEIDYAHAKLIPLFPPPSSGAGSDTTKPRTPRSYPTYPGYVTSEDGPEASLESLKEMHSKITQIQK from the exons ATGGTGTTCGCCAGCTTCATCGTCAGAAG AATGTCTTCCGCTCGTCCCCGCCATGTCATCTGGGAGTCGGAGGGGCTGGTGGCCTACCTGCATCCCCGACCCTGGACCCCGGGCTCCGTCATCCTGGAGAGCAGCGCCCCCGGCGGCCCGGGAGGAAGCATCTTCGGCCTGCGGGAGCCCGAGTACCTGTCCTGGCTGCTGGGGGCGAGAGCCGTCGCGGAGCTGCTGTGCGACAGGCTGGGGGCTCGTAGGTGTGCGCTGGTCAGCAGACCCCACGGGGACGCACCTGCCCAG ATCCGTGTCCTGCCCTTACACGGTCTGAACGCAGAGTGGCGTCCCCACctggcaggagaggaggagcacaaCGCCCACGACCCGGGGTACTGCACCTCCAAGACCGCCCCCAGGTGGAGCGACTCCCGCCTGACCGAAATCAAAACCGAGATTCGGGCCAAACTCCCGTCGCCCGACGCGCCTCCCGATCTCACTTTCCTCGGCGGCGACCCGGCTCACCCCGGCCTGTTCCCGCGCATCGTGCGCGGCGAGGAGCAGCAGTGGCGGGTGTGGGAGGACGAGGGTCACGTGGCCTTTCTCACACCTTTCCCCAACTCGCCTGGCTTCACCGTGCTGGTGCCGCGCCGACCGTTGACCTCCAATATATTCAGACTAGACAAAGGGGATTACCAAGGACTGGTGCTGGCAGCCCGGAAGGTGTCGCGGCTCCTTGAGGAGGCGTTAGGGGCCTCCGGGGTGGGGCTCATTTTTGAGGGTTTCGAGATTGACTATGCTCACGCCAAGCTGATACCACTATTTCCTCCTCCATCGTCAGGGGCAGGAAGTGACACCACTAAGCCCCGAACCCCCCGGTCGTACCCCACTTACCCTGGATACGTGACCTCAGAAGATGGACCTGAAGCCAGCCTGGAGAGTCTGAAGGAGATGCACTCCAAAATTACACAGATTCAAAAGTAA
- the LOC118312965 gene encoding uncharacterized protein LOC118312965 isoform X1: MWEAAVTVLISVGAAFYFRSREAENRMSSARPRHVIWESEGLVAYLHPRPWTPGSVILESSAPGGPGGSIFGLREPEYLSWLLGARAVAELLCDRLGARRCALVSRPHGDAPAQIRVLPLHGLNAEWRPHLAGEEEHNAHDPGYCTSKTAPRWSDSRLTEIKTEIRAKLPSPDAPPDLTFLGGDPAHPGLFPRIVRGEEQQWRVWEDEGHVAFLTPFPNSPGFTVLVPRRPLTSNIFRLDKGDYQGLVLAARKVSRLLEEALGASGVGLIFEGFEIDYAHAKLIPLFPPPSSGAGSDTTKPRTPRSYPTYPGYVTSEDGPEASLESLKEMHSKITQIQK, from the exons ATGTGGGAAGCCGCGGTCACTGTTTTGATCTCGGTCGGTGCGGCTTTTTACTTCCGGTCGAGAGAAGCCGAGAACAG AATGTCTTCCGCTCGTCCCCGCCATGTCATCTGGGAGTCGGAGGGGCTGGTGGCCTACCTGCATCCCCGACCCTGGACCCCGGGCTCCGTCATCCTGGAGAGCAGCGCCCCCGGCGGCCCGGGAGGAAGCATCTTCGGCCTGCGGGAGCCCGAGTACCTGTCCTGGCTGCTGGGGGCGAGAGCCGTCGCGGAGCTGCTGTGCGACAGGCTGGGGGCTCGTAGGTGTGCGCTGGTCAGCAGACCCCACGGGGACGCACCTGCCCAG ATCCGTGTCCTGCCCTTACACGGTCTGAACGCAGAGTGGCGTCCCCACctggcaggagaggaggagcacaaCGCCCACGACCCGGGGTACTGCACCTCCAAGACCGCCCCCAGGTGGAGCGACTCCCGCCTGACCGAAATCAAAACCGAGATTCGGGCCAAACTCCCGTCGCCCGACGCGCCTCCCGATCTCACTTTCCTCGGCGGCGACCCGGCTCACCCCGGCCTGTTCCCGCGCATCGTGCGCGGCGAGGAGCAGCAGTGGCGGGTGTGGGAGGACGAGGGTCACGTGGCCTTTCTCACACCTTTCCCCAACTCGCCTGGCTTCACCGTGCTGGTGCCGCGCCGACCGTTGACCTCCAATATATTCAGACTAGACAAAGGGGATTACCAAGGACTGGTGCTGGCAGCCCGGAAGGTGTCGCGGCTCCTTGAGGAGGCGTTAGGGGCCTCCGGGGTGGGGCTCATTTTTGAGGGTTTCGAGATTGACTATGCTCACGCCAAGCTGATACCACTATTTCCTCCTCCATCGTCAGGGGCAGGAAGTGACACCACTAAGCCCCGAACCCCCCGGTCGTACCCCACTTACCCTGGATACGTGACCTCAGAAGATGGACCTGAAGCCAGCCTGGAGAGTCTGAAGGAGATGCACTCCAAAATTACACAGATTCAAAAGTAA
- the LOC118312965 gene encoding uncharacterized protein LOC118312965 isoform X3, whose amino-acid sequence MSSARPRHVIWESEGLVAYLHPRPWTPGSVILESSAPGGPGGSIFGLREPEYLSWLLGARAVAELLCDRLGARRCALVSRPHGDAPAQIRVLPLHGLNAEWRPHLAGEEEHNAHDPGYCTSKTAPRWSDSRLTEIKTEIRAKLPSPDAPPDLTFLGGDPAHPGLFPRIVRGEEQQWRVWEDEGHVAFLTPFPNSPGFTVLVPRRPLTSNIFRLDKGDYQGLVLAARKVSRLLEEALGASGVGLIFEGFEIDYAHAKLIPLFPPPSSGAGSDTTKPRTPRSYPTYPGYVTSEDGPEASLESLKEMHSKITQIQK is encoded by the exons ATGTCTTCCGCTCGTCCCCGCCATGTCATCTGGGAGTCGGAGGGGCTGGTGGCCTACCTGCATCCCCGACCCTGGACCCCGGGCTCCGTCATCCTGGAGAGCAGCGCCCCCGGCGGCCCGGGAGGAAGCATCTTCGGCCTGCGGGAGCCCGAGTACCTGTCCTGGCTGCTGGGGGCGAGAGCCGTCGCGGAGCTGCTGTGCGACAGGCTGGGGGCTCGTAGGTGTGCGCTGGTCAGCAGACCCCACGGGGACGCACCTGCCCAG ATCCGTGTCCTGCCCTTACACGGTCTGAACGCAGAGTGGCGTCCCCACctggcaggagaggaggagcacaaCGCCCACGACCCGGGGTACTGCACCTCCAAGACCGCCCCCAGGTGGAGCGACTCCCGCCTGACCGAAATCAAAACCGAGATTCGGGCCAAACTCCCGTCGCCCGACGCGCCTCCCGATCTCACTTTCCTCGGCGGCGACCCGGCTCACCCCGGCCTGTTCCCGCGCATCGTGCGCGGCGAGGAGCAGCAGTGGCGGGTGTGGGAGGACGAGGGTCACGTGGCCTTTCTCACACCTTTCCCCAACTCGCCTGGCTTCACCGTGCTGGTGCCGCGCCGACCGTTGACCTCCAATATATTCAGACTAGACAAAGGGGATTACCAAGGACTGGTGCTGGCAGCCCGGAAGGTGTCGCGGCTCCTTGAGGAGGCGTTAGGGGCCTCCGGGGTGGGGCTCATTTTTGAGGGTTTCGAGATTGACTATGCTCACGCCAAGCTGATACCACTATTTCCTCCTCCATCGTCAGGGGCAGGAAGTGACACCACTAAGCCCCGAACCCCCCGGTCGTACCCCACTTACCCTGGATACGTGACCTCAGAAGATGGACCTGAAGCCAGCCTGGAGAGTCTGAAGGAGATGCACTCCAAAATTACACAGATTCAAAAGTAA
- the LOC118312672 gene encoding G-protein coupled receptor 4, producing the protein MFNNTLNLTTNSTGPDGPHGPPPWYEFPECAVAPYAFIFYFGAKVFNLAVGTPCNVLVMWQIATKKSDASTSDHFIFCLAIVDAYFCLMTPVDMVNRLLLDDSRIWIFQRFGYGIKNGAPLFLVCICLDRYMAVVHPILFTRIRDNKIRIGISVVVWSLILAYAISTCTLAMVTTSKIFSGIILFAFAVMVFCNISVIWVLRRSVAGKEKMHPVKKKAFRMVLTILAIIVFNYLPPVALIPFVEYYTFVEYRCQISTSVFAIMDLSCSIEPLLYLTKMEGLEGKCCGRSVSKKPGDVKV; encoded by the exons atgtTCAACAACACGCTGAATCTGACCACCAACTCCACCGGCCCGGATGGCCCCCACGGACCTCCGCCCTGGTACGAGTTCCCAGAGTGTGCCGTGGCCCCGTACGCCTTCATTTTCTACTTCGGGGCCAAGGTGTTCAACCTGGCGGTGGGGACCCCCTGTAACGTCCTGGTGATGTGGCAGATCGCCACGAAGAAGAGCGACGCCTCCACCTCTGACCACTTCATCTTCTGCCTGGCCATCGTGGACGCCTACTTCTGCCTGATGACGCCCGTGGACATGGTCAACCGCCTGCTGCTGGATGACAGTCGCATCTGGATATTTCAGCGATTCGGGTACGGGATCAAAAACGGTGCACCACTCTTCTTG GTGTGCATTTGCTTGGACCGCTACATGGCTGTGGTCCACCCGATACTATTCACCAGAATCCGCGACAACAAGATTCGCATCGGCATCTCCGTGGTGGTCTGGAGCCTCATCCTGGCCTACGCCATCAGCACGTGCACCCTGGCAATGGTGACCACCAGCAAGATCTTCAGCGGCATCATCCTCTTCGCCTTCGCGGTCATGGTTTTCTGCAACATCTCCGTCATCTGGGTGCTCCGCCGCTCCGTGGCGGGGAAGGAGAAGATGCACCCCGTGAAGAAGAAGGCCTTCAGGATGGTGCTGACCATCCTGGCCATCATCGTGTTCAACTACCTGCCGCCCGTGGCACTCATCCCCTTCGTGGAGTACTACACGTTTGTGGAGTATCGCTGCCAGATCAGCACCAGCGTGTTCGCCATCATGGACCTGAGCTGCAGCATCGAGCCTCTTCTCTACCTCACGAAGATGGAGGGTTTGGAAGGCAAGTGCTGCGGGCGGAGCGTGTCCAAGAAGCCAGGCGATGTCAAGGTGTAA
- the LOC118312016 gene encoding 3-mercaptopyruvate sulfurtransferase-like → MPRDRPCSVTRHHSLPAVARSVGGRVARRSPSLPSTFGTALCFLFFFTKLGAWPACLGSSAASLTMAHQARALVTSKWLAEAAKAQGKVRVLDTSWYLPKLRRNAKSEFQKRHIAGASFFDIDRCCDRTSPLDHMLPSEEAFADYAGDLGVGGDTHVVVYDASEFGAFSAPRVWWMFRAFGHGAVSLLDGGLRGWLREGRPVSDARVRPAPRRFQASLNRAWVRGYGQMLDNLHAEEFQVVDARPTRRFRGLDAEPRDNTEPGHIPGSVSVPFDSFLSPSGHFLPREQLRALFARAGVDLRRPLCASCGSSVTACHVALAAHECGHPGVSVYDGGWSEWYARAAPEHVVSEGRGKRL, encoded by the exons ATGCCTCGGGACCGGCCCTGCTCTGTTACGCGCCACCATTCACTTCCAGCTGTTGCTCGCTCCGTTGGGGGGCGTGTTGCCCGtcgctctccctcgctcccttcaACCTTTGGCacagcactttgttttttgtttttttttacaaaacttggAGCCTGGCCTGCCTGCCTGGGTTCGTCCGCAGCATCATTAACCATGGCGCATCAAGCGAGGGCACTGGTCACCTCCAAGTGGCTCGCGGAGGCCGCCAAGGCGCAGGGCAAAGTGCGCGTCCTGGACACGTCCTGGTACTTGCCCAAGCTGCGGCGCAACGCCAAGAGCGAGTTCCAGAAGAGGCACATCGCCGGCGCGTCCTTCTTCGACATCGACCGGTGCTGCGACCGAACGTCGCCGCTGGACCACATGCTGCCGTCGGAGGAGGCGTTCGCGGACTACGCGGGCGACCTGGGCGTCGGCGGCGACACGCACGTGGTGGTGTACGACGCCAGCGAGTTCGGCGCCTTCTCGGCGCCGCGCGTGTGGTGGATGTTCCGCGCGTTCGGCCACGGCGCCGTGTCGCTGCTCGACGGCGGCCTGAGGGGCTGGCTGCGGGAGGGGCGACCCGTGAGCGACGCGCGCGTCCGGCCCGCGCCGCGCCGCTTCCAGGCCTCGCTGAACCGCGCCTGGGTCCGCGGCTACGGGCAGATGCTGGACAACCTGCACGCCGAGGAGTTCCAGGTGGTGGACGCGCGGCCGACGCGCAGGTTCCGAGGACTGGACGCCGAGCCCAGAGACA ACACCGAGCCCGGCCACATCCCCGGCTCCGTCAGCGTGCCCTTCGACTCCTTCCTGTCCCCGTCGGGTCACTTCCTGCCCAGGGAGCAGCTCCGGGCGCTGTTCGCCCGCGCGGGCGTCGACCTCCGCCGCCCGCTCTGCGCCTCGTGCGGCTCGTCCGTGACGGCGTGCCACGTGGCGCTGGCGGCCCACGAGTGCGGCCACCCGGGGGTGTCGGTGTACGACGGCGGGTGGTCGGAGTGGTACGCGCGCGCCGCCCCCGAGCACGTCGTGTCCGAGGGACGGGGCAAGCGTCTGTGA
- the LOC118312671 gene encoding nuclear migration and anchoring protein unc-84-like isoform X2, with protein MSRRSSRLLSSGYYTSDEVFDTSSVTNISYRENPFKVFKNRKTGSRTSAGQSNGPSPSPTSSQTQTITRTEPYVFTTSTPRPNQSRTPTFFPSVSPVKSSLPGHYSPTRSGLNLRPNHKEPSQSRVGPYRKPTSTTSEDPSPGYRKKISSVFFSLIDSASLMAVAAKSKIMHLKTLANTSLSSRVKKACGLFLLLLLAYPCIWFLLPLSTSFISHMSVTKTPSQTKPESQPVIPATPPPLPPPPPPPPPPLPPPPQPNTVHHSPVVLSQQLVSIQLIPPPAPCPETSTAPVHNHLTPELQEAMEKWLNDRFKGQDVLKGSNTDFGRPMADKMADFALETQGASVISSRCSETYRIRSACVTLFGFPLWYPYESPRTVIQGYPVLLPGKCWAFHGVQGTLTISLSHPVRITHVTLDHLPRYISPTGRIDSAPKDFEVYGMKSYTEKGTLLGTFTYNEKGESSQTFQLPSPSDEVYRFVELHVLSNWGRVEYTCLYRFRVHGKIATT; from the exons ATGTCTCGTAGGAGTTCGCGCCTCTTGTCCAGTGGCTACTACACCTCAGATGAAGTTTTTGACACAAGTAGCGTGACAAACATATCCTACCGTGAAAACCCTTTCAA GGTTTTCAAGAACCGCAAGACCGGCTCCCGAACGTCCGCAGGCCAGTCCAATG GCCCTAGTCCTTCGCCCACGAGCAGCCAGACTCAGACGATCACGAGGACGGAACCCTACGTCTTTACCACATCCACCCCTCGGCCTAACCAGAGTCGGACGCCCACATTCTTCCCCTCAGTGTCTCCGGTGAAGAGCTCTCTCCCCGGGCACTACAGTCCCACCCGGTCAGGTTTGAACCTGAGGCCCAACCACAAGGAGCCGAGTCAGAGCAGAGTGGGCCCTTACAGGAAGCCCACCAGCACAACGAGTGAAGATCCCAGCCCtggttacagaaaaaaaatcagcagtgTCTTCTTTAGTCTGATCG ACTCCGCCTCATTGATGGCCGTCGCAGCAAAGTCAAAAATAATGCATCTGAAAACTTTAG CTAACACTTCACTCAGCAGTCGCGTGAAGAAGGCTTGtggtctgtttctcctcctcctcctcgcataTCCAT GTATTTGGTTCCTCCTTCCCTTGTCGACCTCTTTCATCTCGCACATGAGTGTCACAAAGACCCCGTCACAGACAAAACCCGAGAGTCAACCAGTCATCCCtgcaactcctcctcctcttcctcctcctcctcctcctcctcctcctcctcttcctcctcctcctcaacccaACACCGTGCATCATTCACCTGTGGTG TTGTCCCAGCAGTTGGTATCCATCCAGCTGattcctcctccagccccctgTCCTGAGACAAGCACTGCCCCGGTCCACAACCATCTAACCCCAGAGCTCCAGGAGGCTATGGAGAAGTGGCTCAACGACCGCTTCAAG GGGCAGGATGTACTCAAAGGAAGCAACACAGACTTTGGACGTCCCATGGCggacaaaatggctgactttGCCCTGGAGACTCAAG gtgcCAGTGTGATCAGTTCCAGGTGTTCGGAGACGTATCGTATTCGTTCAGCATGTGTTACCCTTTTTGGTTTCCCCCTCTGGTATCCATATGAAAGCCCACGCACTGTCATTCAG gGTTACCCAGTGCTGCTCCCAGGGAAATGTTGGGCATTTCACGGTGTCCAGGGAACTCtcaccatctccctctcccacccTGTAAGGATAACTCATGTGACGCTGGACCACCTGCCACGGTACATCTCCCCCACCGGCCGAATCGACTCCGCACCCAAAGACTTTGAAGTCTAT ggaATGAAAAGCTACACAGAAAAAGGAACTCTGCTTGGGACGTTCACCTATAATGAGAAAGGCGAGTCGTCGCAGACGTTTCAGCTGCCT AGCCCCAGTGACGAGGTTTACAGATTTGTGGAGTTGCACGTCCTCAGCAACTGGGGTCGCGTCGAGTACACGTGTCTTTACCGCTTCCGTGTGCACGGAAAGATCGCCACCACTTGA
- the rps19bp1 gene encoding ribosomal protein S19 binding protein 1 isoform X2 — protein MNHPDPGLLCVPRTKQAKKKKNKQKKKKQQTPSSATVMELVSTNRQGVTKQKKRLQGRLGPGKSRATVKDKRIKSAVEEFRKKEGKSHMSANLKYFINTGCKATDSDTLKIQSHNTGRQSRNRPVRTAKKPKEPQSLFTEEEFQQFQKEYFGRTVEEKK, from the exons ATGAACCATCCAGACCCCGGTCTACTGTGTGTTCCCAGAACCAAACAAG caaagaagaagaagaacaagcagaagaagaagaagcagcagacgCCCAGCTCGGCCACTGTGATGGAGCTGGTGAGCACCAACCGGCAGGGGGTCACGAAGCAGAAGAAACGGCTGCAGGGTCGCCTGGGCCCCGGCAAGAGCAGGGCCACCGTCAAAGACAAGAGGATCAAGTCTGCAGTGG AAGAGTTtaggaagaaggaagggaagagcCACATGAGTGCAAACCTCAAGTACTTCATCAACACCGGATGCAAAGCGACAGATTCGGACACTCTGAAG ATACAGAGTCACAATACAGGGAGACAGTCCAGGAACCGCCCGGTCCGAACCGCCAAGAAGCCCAAGGAGCCACAGTCGTTGTTCACAGAGGAGGAGTTCCAGCAGTTCCAAAAGGAATACTTTGGCAGGACTGTCGAGGAGAAGAAATGA